The window ACGTCCTTTACAGGGACCGGGAAGTGGCTAAGAACCTGGAGCCGCTTATCACCGAACACAAACTGGGTATGCGCCATTACGGCGAAATGGAACCGCTGGTTACGCCGGAAGCTTATCGCAAATATTCCCTGCCGGAAATGCGGCGTTATTTCCTCAGCACCCCCACGGAAGACGAGATGATGCGCAAGACCCACACCAGCGACGAAGACCTGCACGTGCGCCGGGTTGTGGAGAGGTTCAACAATTCCTATATGGGCGAGGCCAGGATTTTCTCCTCTGGCAAGAACCTTGGGGTGTTCATTACCGCCATGGAGCTGAAAGACACCATAGACGCTTTCGAGCTTTACCAGTACGCCGAAAAACCGCTTTCGGCCATTATGATACACATGCGCTGGCCCACAAGCATTGTGTCTTCCGGCATCTGGTGGGGCGCGCATCCCATAAGTTTCCTTAATTCGGCTATTATCCACAATGGCGACTTGTCTTCCGCCCCGTCCAACGCCATCGGCCTTCAGGCCGGCGACGTGAAAAGGTGCGTTGGCACCGACTCGGAGGCCATCCTGCTGGAGGTGGATGACCTGGTGGGCAAGAACCTGGATTACCAGAAAATAGAATGGGTGATGTGCCAGAAGTTCCCCCAGGAGCTTTCCACCCTAACGGCGGATGAGCGGGCGGAATACATGAAACTGGTGTCCGACCCCATCCTGGCCCGATACAAAATGAGCGGCCCCTCTTCTTTTGTGGCCCTCGTTGGCGACAAGGTTATCGCCGGGCGGGACCGGGACGGTTTACGCCAGCTTTGGATGGGCCGTTCATCCGACGGGAAAACGGCCATCTGGGGTTCCGAGGAGAAGGTGATTTATCACAGCGCCTGGATCGCGCAGAAGGATTTCAAATCGGTCAACTGCGAGCCGGGACGGCTGGTGGCATACGAGATAAAGAACGACGGTTCCATTGATGGAGTGTTCGGTGAAACTCTCTGAAAGAAAAATAGTATATGAACGGCCGCTGAAAGTCGGCATCGGCCGGATGGGCGGGCCGTACAAGGTTACGGTGGATCCGGACAAGTGCGTGTGGTGTTACACCTGTATGGGCGAGTGCACCCACAACCTCACAGACAAGAACCGCAAGACAGGTGTGTTCGAAGGGGTAAACGTATATCTTGACGCCAAAGGCAGAAGACTGCCCGAAAGCGCCTCGGCGCAGGCGGCAAGCGTCGTACAGCATTTGCGCGTGCAGGATGAGGACTGTTGCAACTGCAAACGGTGCGTTGCCATGTGTCCCACCGACGCCATAACCGTGGACAACAACCCGAACTTCCAGGTGATAGGCACACCGGCCCACGGAGCGCAGGTCATCTTCCAGAACCTGTACAGGTCTTTCGGCCAGCGTATGACCAGCTCCATGATGGACTACAACCAGCCGCCGGACTACGAGGATTTCCACATAGACGCCTCCATAATCCTCAACCCCCAGCGTGACAACGTAAACGAGTTCGCGGGCCAGCTGTCGCATTGCTATCTGGGAAAGAACCCGGAGCGGCGCCTGCGGGTGAACACGCCCGTTCTGGACTCGCACATGAGCTACGGCTCCAACAGCCACGAGGCCATGTTGTCGCGTATTCTGGCCTCGGTGGAGTTGGGCCGGCCGTTTTTCGCCGGCGAGGGGTATCTTCATCCGGATTTCGCCCCGGCCTTCAAACATTGCATCCTGCAGTTCGGCACCGGCGGGTTTGGCCCCTGGGTGGATTTAAGCCAGTTCCGGGGCATATCCATGAAGTACGGGCAGGACGCCAAAAAAGGCAAAGGCGGAAAACTTCCCGCCCCGAAGAACGACTGGGAGATAGCGTTAATTCGCTGTATAGAGCCATACAAAGATGTGAATTCGCCGAACCCACAGCATCTCCAGTATTCCATCGAGGAGCTTAGGATGCGCATCGCCAGCCTGCGGGCGGCGCTGGGGCCCAACAAGCTGGTTGGCGCTGACATTTACGGCACCATCTGGAACGTGAACCACATCGTGGTGGCCCTTGCCCGGGCCGGATTCGATTATATAACCCTCCGGGGTGGCGGTGGCGGCACTGGCGCGGCGTCTATAACCGATTTGCAGAACCGTGGCATGAACACCCTTTATATCGGCAAGATCGCCCATGACGCGCTGGTGGCCGAAGGGTTGCGCGAGAAAGTCTCCCTCATAGGCGAGGGGGGCATTATGAACCCGAAAATGGCCATGCTGGCGCTGATGGTGGGCTACGATTTCGTGGGCACTGGAACCCGGCATCTTATCCCGCTGGGTTGCACCATGTGCAGACGGTGCCATACGGGCCAGTGCGCCTGGGGCATCACAGCCAGGGCTTACGGGCACAGGATAGACCCGGAAGACGGCGCCCGGCGGATAGTGAACATGATGAGCTCTTGGAAACGGGGCATGGAAGGGCTGGCGGCGGGTCTTGGTTTCACCACCCATGAAGACGTGGTGGGTTCCAGGAAATTCCGGTATCACGGCTCCAACCCCTTGCTGTTTGAGACTTTCGGCAAACAGCCGTTCTGACGGGTTTTACATAGCATCAACTGCTCGAACAGGAGAAGAAGGCCTTGGAGGAACTGGTTTTAAACAACGGCGTGGATGAAAACAGCGTGGCCGCCATGGTGGCCGGGCGGAACGCCGTCATCATAGACTGCGGCGTGATGGACATGAACGGCGAGAAGCTCAACGGCCTGATGAAAGCCGCCAGGGCCGCCGGTGTGACAGACTTCACGCTGAACAACGTTTGCGGCCAGACGCTCATAGGCACTGGAGTGTCCGGCCCGGCCAAAATTTCCGTTTACGGAATAATGGGCAACCATTCCGCGGCGTTCATAGACAAAATCCAGCTGAACACTTACCCAACCAAGTTCCCGAACAATGTCTGGTGTCCGGGGGACGCCCAGGTGGCCATCGGCAACACCTCCAATCCCACGGAGCTTAACATCGGCGGCTCTGTGGACGACCTTTTCGCCTCTTATTGCCCGTCTGGCCTGTTCCGGGTGGCGGGGCAGGGGGGCAACCGGTGCGGTTTGCGAGCCGGGGCCGGCATCCCCCACGTGTGGCGCGAGATTGACTATTCAAGCTACGAGGGGCTTTCCAAGGAGGAAACCAAAGAGACTCTACTGCTAACCTATCAGAGCCGCAAAGCCAGGATCATGGCCCACGGGTGGGAGTCGTTCCAGCAGGAATACAAGCAGATCGTGGAGAACCGCAACCCACCGGTGATAGTCATAGGCAGAAGGGTGCGGGACTATTTCATGGAATACGCGCAGGGTACCATTGGCGTTATCCTGAACGTATATGACATACCAAAACCGGCCGGTTATTACATCTGCTCGGGGATGACGGCGGGACACGCCTATATCCGAGGCGGCATAGAGAAAGAGCAGTTGGGGGCCAGAGTTAAATTCGGAAAGCCTGGCGATCCGGATTACGAGTTTCTAACCGGGCAGATAAACAGTTTCTTCGAAACGTTCAAGGACAGGATGAGTGACACCTATATGGAAAAACTCAATGGGTTTATTGACAGGTTCCGGAAGGATCCTTCAACCATCCTTGGCGAGTTCAAGAAGATAATTCCGGAGACCGGCGCTGGCCATTAAAAATGGCTGAAATCGCCGTCGTCAAAGTGTGGCGCGGCGGCGCCTTCGCTGGCCTGTACGGTACCCTGACCTGGTTTTGAGAAGCTGGTTCCGCCTCCCTTGGCTATCAGCTGTTTAAGGATATGCTCGCCGTATTTCCGGTCGTCTTTCTGGATGTGGTTGTTCAGCCAGTTCCGCACGAAACCTAACAGCTTCAACACCGAAGGATTGCGGCCTTCTATGAAATCCTTATACAGCTTGCTCACGTTGTTGAGCAGTTCAGTATGGATTTTCTTGTGGGCGGGGAAATCCGGGTAACCATATTTTGTCATTAGCTCCTCTTCCTGGGAGAGGTGCGTTTTGGCGTAATCCAGCAGGCCGTCCAAAGTTTTTCCGATAACGTCCCGGTCATGTCCCGCCTGTTCGGAATCGTAAAGGGTGTTAAGGATTACGATCAGCTTTTTATGTTGTTCATCCATCTCCGGCACACCGGTGCCGAACACAGCCGGATCCCACTTTATCCTTTGGCCGTGATAATCGCCATGGTCGGCCGCATGGGCGGCGGCCGGGGTAAATACAGCCGATGACGGCCTGGGCGCTGATTTGCCGGTTTGTTTCAGGATGTATTCGCCGTATTTTTTGTCTTCTTTCTGGATGTGGTTGTTCAGCCAGTTGCGGACGAATCCAAGCAGTTTCAATACCGATGGATTGTGCCCTTCCACGAAATCCGTGTAAAGCTTGGTCACGTTGTGCAGAAGGTCGGTATGGATTTTCTTGTGGTTGGGGAAATCCGGGAAGTTGAATTTCTTCATCAACTCCTCTTCCTCGGAAAGGTGCGTTTGGGCGTATTCCACCAAACCGTCCAGGGTTTTGTTGATCACGCGCTTGTCATGCCCTTCCTGCTCGGCGTCGAACAGCCCGTTGAGGATATTGATGAGCTTCTTGTGTTGCTCGTCCATTTCCGGTATGCCGGTTCCGTAAACCGCCGGATCCCATTTGATCCGCTTTCCGTTATCTCCAGCGGAAAATGAGCGGACTGGCGCCATGGACTGCGCGGTGAACGACGCCGAAGATGGCGGCAAAGCCTTCACTGAGCCGGTGAAATCTTTCAGCTTGAACCGGGACAGCATCTCTCTTAGCCGTTCCGAATTGCCGGACAGGTCTATAGCCGCCGCCGCGGTCTGTTCGGCGATGGCCGCGGTCCGCTGGGTCACTTTGTCTATCTCGGCCAGGCCTTTATTGACCTCGTCTATGCCTACCGCCTGTTTGTTGGACGATTCTGCGATTTCCCTCACCAAGCCTGTAACCTTGGTGACCTCCGCCACGATAGACTCCAGAGCCAGGGCGGTCTTGTCGGCTATCTCGGCTCCGTTCCTGGCTTTTATCACAGAACCTTCTATAAGCTCCGCCGTCTCCCGCGCCGCCTGGGCGCTCCTGGCGGCAAGGTTTCGCACCTCTTCGGCCACCACGGCGAAACCCTTTCCGTGCTTACCGGCCCGGGCCGCCTCCACCGCCGCGTTGAGCGCCAGGAGGTTCGTCTGGAAAGCAATCTCGTCTATGACCTTGATGATCTTGAAGATGTTCTGGCTGGAATCGTTGATCTCCGCCATGGCCCCTACCATCTCTTTCATCTTGGTGTTGCCCTCTTCGGCGGCGTGCCGGGAATGTTCCGATAACCGGTTGGCCTGACCGGCGTTTTCCGCGTTCTGTCTGGTTTGGGCGGCTATATGCTCTATGGAACTCTTAATCTGCACCAGCGCCGAAGCCTGCTGGGTGGAACCATTGGAGAGCGCCTGGCTGGATTCGGACACTTGGCTGGAGCCGGAGGCTAAATGGTTTCCAGCGGAGTTTATTTGGAAAATAAGATAGTTCAGATCTTCCACGGTTTTGCGAAGGGCGCCCATGATGACATCCCGTTCATCCTTGGGGGAGGCTTCCATGGTAAGGTCGCCTTCTGAAAGAAGCTGGAGCGCCCCCACCACCTCATATTGGAGGTTGTCCGCAAAATCGTCCATGGCTCTGGCCATCTGCCCGATTTCGTCGGTGCGTCCCAAATCAAGCCTCTCTTCCAGATGCCCTTTGCCCATCTCCTGGATCATGTGGATCACCCTCTCCATGGGCTTGGTAATGGCCCTGGTGACTATTACCGTGGGGATAATGCCCACCATCAAAGCCATAAGGATGAGGATGGAAGAGGCGGTGTTGGCTTCTAAAAACAGGGTTTCAGCCCGGCCCCGCAGTTGGGAGCTTCCCGCCGCCGTCAGACGCCGTATTTCATCTATGTTGGAGATCATCCGGGCGGATTCTTTTTCCACCTGGGCGGAGTGGGTCACAAGCCTGGCCAGTTCGGCCTTGTAATTATCCAGCTTGCCTCCCAGCGGGCCGCCCGCTTTGCCGGAAACGCCTATGAGGCTTTCCATGCTGTCGGACAGGTTGTTTATGTTTTTCGCCGTGGGACTGAAATGGAACACCGCCTTGCTGTATTCCACTTTGCGGAGCCTTTCGCGCAGTAGCGGGTCTGAAACCATCCGGAACATTTCATCCGCCATGGAGTCTGTCCTGGCGTAGGCGTTCTGGGCGGGTTGATAGGCCGACATCAGGTTGTTGAAGCTTTTTTCGTAGCTTTGGACTGCGCCTCTGATCTTTTCTAACAGCGCCAGGTCTTCTTCTTCCGCGTGGGAGTTCTGGCTGATGGTTTTATAGTCGTCCTCATACTCGGAAATAAGGCTCTTTATGGCGGACGACTGCTTGTCACCGAAAGCCGGGTTGTTCCCGCCGTAAAGCAGGAAATCGCTTTGGGCCACGTTGAGCTTGTTGACCATGGCGTTGAGGTCGAGAAATTGCAGGTCCAGCTGGGAAACGTTGGTTAGCCTGCTTATGTAAGTGTAGCCGGTTATTCCAAGAATAAGGGCCAACAGCACCAGACTGCCGTGGCTGTTATAAAGTTTAAGACTAATGCTGGTGCGCTTGGCCGCCGCGCCGAAAGACACCACCAGCGGCGCCACGATAAGCACCGTTACAGCGATGATGACAACCCAGAACACCGCGGAGAACGACGAGGTGTCCTCGCTAATCTCCTGAGTATCGCCGCCTTTGTGGTTTTCAAGCCAGTTGGTGGAGAGGATTTTGGCGCTTTCCGCGTCAACTATGGACGAGACCCGGGCCTGATCCCCAGCTCTGGACGAAACGGCCTCTTCCGCCGCCAATACCGCCGATGGCGTGTACGCAGTAAAGAAAACGACAAGAAAAAACGAAATGAGCAGTCTTTGCATGAATGCCCCCGGAAACAAAAGACTGATTTTGAACGAAGATTGGATTGACACAATTTACTCTAACGGCAATGGAAAAGCAACGGATAAAGTTTTAGGGTGGTGTCTCAGTTTGAATCTCAAATAATAGGCAGATCCTTCACTTCGCTGGCGCTTCGTTCAGGATGACAATGTTATCAACGGCTTTTATATTGTCATTCTGAGCGTAAGTGAAGAATCTCCCCTGTACTTTCAAACTGACACACTACCAGTTTTAGAAGTCCATCTGGGCACGAAGGGCCACTATTGTAATGTCCCTGTCTTGAGCGGTTGGCAGGTTGGAATGCAACTGAACGTCCGGGGTTATGGCTATCATCGGGTTAAGCCTGGCGTTGTAGTAAATTTCCAATGCGGTCTGGCCATCGGAATTGGCTGAATTATCAATGTTATCGTTTAAGCCAAGCCTGGCGTAGCCTATGCCTATCAAATCATCCCACCGGCCCCACAACCCGCCGGAGAATGTAAGCCCGCCGGAAGCCATGGACGCCACACGGTTCTCTTTTATAGTGTCGTCCGTAGTGGCGTAACGCAGGAAGAAGCCCATATGGTCGGTCACGAACTGGTCGAAACTCAAACCCATCACCCGGTTGGACCTGGTTTCAGCGCCACCCAGGTCATGGTACTCCCGCCCGTCGCTCACATAATAGAACCTGTAATTCCCCTCCAGCCCGCCCATGCTGGGCCTGAACGAAAGCTGGGCCACCAAATATGGGTTCCTTTCCAGATGGTCGAACCCGGAATGGGCATAAATGGCCTGAAACTCCGCCCAAGGCGCTGGGGTTAATATAATCCTCAAAGCCGGGGAAAACAAAGGCTCCAGCGATTTGCCCACTATGCCTGAAGCCCTGTTAAAAGCGCCTGAAACAAAAGCTGTTTTCTCGCTCCCGGCCAATATGTTCTCGTCGAAAAGGGAGCTTACATCCATCTTCCCGGCGCTTATGATGAACCTCTTTTCCAGAAAAAGCCCTTCCAGATAAGCGTGGGAGATAATTATCCCTTCATCTTTATCTCCAGCCAGCCGCTCGGCGCCATAATTCACCGGTATATCGGTGGCCAACGCCGGATCCAACCCTCTACCAGACCATGCTTTGGCCCCGATGATGAGGTAATAAATATCATTCTGGCTATATACTATTTCCATATCCAGAACGGCGCTGGCGTTGGTTTGTCCATCGCCCCGGGCGGTTTTGGAGGAGCCCTGCAATATGCCTGTGAGCCCGCCTGTGAACTCTGGCCCCCGGGAGTATTTTTCCTCGGAAAATACCAGTGGCGTGGTGGTTTCACCTTCCAAAAGTTCCCCTTCGGCGCCAGCGGGAGGTTCAGATTCCGGATTAACCATGGGCTCCGGGGATGTTTCCGCGGTGGGGGATGGCGCTTCACCCTGTATGGTCAATTCTTCAATTAATTTCTCAAGGTTGCGCCGGTGTTCTTTCTCCTGTTCAAGCTCCTCGGTAATCCGTTCAAGCTGTTCTTCTATGGCTTTGATTTTACTGTTGGAATCCGCAACTGAGGGGGACGGGAAAAGGGCCGCGCCGAAGGCCATGAAAAGTATAGGAAAAGCCGATTTTCCCACTACAACCTTATGCTCAAAAAACTTCATGGTTTACCGGACATATCAAAAATCATATCGTGATCGCTAAGTATATCCGAGAATTGATATAAAGTCGCGGAGCTATCCGATAAAAAATGTTTGGTGTCGCCCGCCTGTATGTGAAAACGGCGCTGGTTTTTTTCGGCGCGGGCCTTTTCCTGGGGGGCTGGATTTTGGCCCAACAGGTTTTGGGTTTTGCCGTGGCCTCCGCCGGGACGCTGATGTCGGCCCATACCCATCTTACGCTGGTGGGGTTCATGACCATTCTCATCATGGGTGTGGCTTACTGGATGTTTCCGCGCCCCGCCAGGGAGGACATGCGGTACAGCCCCAAAATGGCGGAGATAAACTATTGGCTCATCACCTTGGGCACGGCCATAAGGGCTATGGGGGAGGTGGGCATGGCTTTCTCGCCCAATACTGGCCTTTGGGCGCCGGTTACGGTGGGCGCGGCAATGCAAATAGTAGCGGGCTTCATTTTTATATGGAACATCTGGAGCAGGATACGCTCCATTGGAAGCGCCCAGCGGGAAGCGAAAGGGGAGAAGTTTTAAATTGAGCGGATGCGGGAATAGAAAAAGGATTGAGACGGACGAGAACGGCGAGGAGGAACGGAAGGGGACTTTTGCGCCTTTCATATCCGCCGGGGTCATACCGGTGGCAGAGCTGAAAACCCTTGTAGCGCAAATGGAAGCCGAAGGGGCGGACAATATAAAGCTCACCGGCGAGATCATCTTCGTATGGGGCGATGGAAAAGTTCCCGAAGATATAGAAGGGCGTTCCGGCCGGAAGGCTAACACCTTTAAGGCTGGCGGCGTGCGGCCTGTAAAAATGTGCTCGGCGGAGACATTCTGCCGCCGGTTCAAAAAACCGGTGTTGGGCCTGGCCATGCGGATAGACGAACTGTACCGTGGAGTTGAACTGCCAATGAAACTGGCCATAGGCGTGGCCGGGTGCCAGCGGTCTTGCAGTGAGCCCGCCACCAAAGACATAGGTGTTATAGCCAATCCCAGGGGGTACGAAATACTGGCGGGAGGCGCCGCCGGGTTTAAACCCGGGATCGCCACGCGGCTGGCGGTGGTTTTAACCGAGGAGGACGTTATAAAAACCGTAGGCCGCATCATAGGATACTTCTCAAAAAACGCCATCAAAGGGCACAGGCTTGGCGCGGTGATAGAGAAAAACGGTTGGGAACCTTTTAAAGCCCATGCGCTGGAAGGGGTGAAGGTTTTGGAAGAGGACAATCCGGGGGAATAAACGCGCAAATCATCGGCGGGGAGCCGATAAGGCTTTTCCCCAGCCCGGCGTTATGGGTGGATACGGGGCCATCGTACCGTTCCAGCCCCATTATCTCCAGCGTCGCCTCCCACAGCTCGAAATGACTCTGGCTGAACACCGGGAAAAGGCCCATCTGCCCGCATCGGGCCACAACCGCTCTTGCCTCCATAGGGGCGAAGGTTTCATAGCAATTGGGCGAACGCTCGCCGGACAAAAACATTTCCAGCTCCCGGTTAAACCATAAGGCCGCGCCGTGAGCCGGTGGGATACCCATTTTCTTTTTCATTTGTGCCGTCCTTTATTCGAAACGCCGCCGTTTGCAAACATCGGTCTCCCGCGGCCTGCAAGCCGCGCCAATGAAGAAGGTAGCCCAGTTAAATTACAAAATCACTATAACCTGATAAAGAAGTTAAACTTGGCAAACCTGAAGGACTTGAAAAACCTGATAAACCTGAAAAACGCCGCTTGTGTTGTGAAACGGCTTTATGCGACGCGCGCCCGTTGCCGGTTTTCGCCGCTTCACCGAGGTCGCTGACCTCGGTTCTTGTTGCTTCGCCGAGGTCGCTGACCTCGGTTCTTAAATAATCCGTGGCCGGGCGGCCACGGGGAAGCTTTACGTTGATTATTTCCCGGGTTGAGGCTACACTTTTAACCATTCTTTCGGGAACTTTTGAATCAGGAGAAGCGCGATGTCCGAGAACGTTGAAACATATACCGATGACAATTTCAGCGAAAAGGTTGTTAAATCCGAAAAACTGACCCTTGTGGATTTTTGGGCCGAATGGTGCGCCCCGTGCCGCATGATCGCCCCCGTGGTGGAAGAGCTTGCCAAGCAGTACCATGGCAAGGTGAACGTGGGCAAGGTGAACGTGGATGAGAACAACAAGATCGCCACTCAATACGGCATCCGCTCCATACCCACCCTGCTGTTCTTCAAGAACGGGCAAATTCTAAAACAGGTGGTCGGCGTGCGGAGCAAAGCGGAGCTGGACGAGATAATCTCGCAGAACGCGTAACCGGTTTTTCAGCGAAACACTAAGCGGGCGCTTTAACCGGCGCCCGTTTTTTTTTGGATTATTCCCGGTTCAGGTACTTTACGCTTATCTCTTCCGGGTCCAGCCCCAGGGCCTTGGCGTATGCCTTTAAAAACCCTTTCATGAAAACCGGGGCCGGGAAACTTTTGCTGTCTTCCCTCTCTATGGCTTCCAGGTAAGATTTCTTTACCTTGGTTTGCGAGGATATCTCATCCAGCGACGCGCCTTTGGCCAGGCGTATGTTCTTAAGATGGGCCCCGGTTACAGGCCCCGTGTTAAGCGCCGGGGGTGGGGTGCCCGGCACATGGACATGGCTCTTATCCTGATTCTGACGCGCCGCCTGTGGCATGGAAGCCCCCGCCCCATGGAAAGATTCCAACAGCCTTTTACGGCGTTGTTCCGCGCCGGTGGAGGGCGCTTTTGTATCGGCGGTAACGGTTTGTTTCAAAGCCGCGTCATATTCAGCGCGAAGGGCCGGGTTAATGAGCGTTTCAAACGCCAGCTGGACCCGTTTTATCATCCATTGGCGTTCCGCTTCGGAGATGGCGCCGTAAGCCGCCCTGGAGTTTTCGCTGTAAACCGACGCCAGATAAAGATAGGCCCGTTCCACCTCCTCCTGGGAGGCGCGGGGCTGAATGTTCAGCAGTTCGTAATAGTCCAGCTCTGCTATCTTTTTGCGTTTCATGAACTGATAAGGTTCAACTGGTTGCTTTTAGCCCGTTCCGGCGCAAGCTTTAACAGTTCTTTCAAAATCAGGCTGAAATGGGCCGCCGTCTCGCTTTTTCCATACTCCACCAGGAATGGCGTGTTCCTGCGGAACGAGTGGGGGACACGCTCGTCGAACGGTATGATGCCCGCATAATCCATATGGATGCCGTAGAACTTGTTTACGATCTCGCAGATGGAGGGGCCCAGGTACCTGTCGTGCCGGTCCCGGGCCTGGTTCACCACCAGTTTAAACTCCATCTCGTAAAGGGCCTTGGCCACTTTTTCGGCCACCTGGCTGTCGGTTTTTTCTATCTTTTCCAGTATGGATTCCAGCCGGGCTATCAGGTTGCCTTCGCCCATGTCGCCGAAACCTTCGTCCAGATATTCCTCGAACAGCGGCCTGTCCACGATGTTTTTAAGCTTTCGATGGATAGAGGCCCGGATAAACCTGTACGCCGTTTCCACCGCCGTGGGTTCGGGGGTTATCAACATCACCTGAATATGACCCTCCAGGAAAAAATCCGCCGCCTGGAAGTTTGTGCCGGGGCCGATGTCCAGAAACAGATGTTCGCAGGGAATGGACCGAAGACGTTTTACCAGTTTGGTTTTGACCGCGGAGTTTGGATTGGCCGCGTTGATGGCGTCCTTTGCGCCGGGGATAAGCCTTAGGTTGTTGAAGGGAGTGGGGACTATAACATCCGAAAGGTCCGCCACGCGGCCTTGCAGGAAATCCGACAGGGTTTTGGATGGATGTTTCATGCCCAGGGCGGTATGGGCGTTGGCGCATCCCAGGTTGCCATCGAACAAGATGACATCTTTCCCATCTCTGGCCAAAAGTATGGCCAGGTTCGTCGCAAGCAGGGTTCTTCCGGAGCCGCCTTTGCCGCCCCCGAAGGACCAAATTACTTTTTCCTGTTCGCTGGAAATATCCACCGCCCCCCCCTTTAAGGAGAAATGGATTAGAGTTGCCATGCTGATGAAGCACGGAGTGGGACTAAGACTCAAAAATAAAATGAAATGATACATCAATATAGCGGATATTCCAAAATATTTTATAAAAATTGCGGGGACCGGGGTCATGCGACTCCGGGGATGCTTGCGGTTTGGGTGGGCGGCTTTGGGGGTGCTAACTGGACAAGGGGGCTGGTGACCCCGGGGATGCTTAACAGGGAATGAGGCTTTAAACTGGCCGGGTAATGCTTGATTTGGGCTTACCCTTTGGAATACCATTACGTGTTTTCGCCAAGCGCGAACCTAGCAGTAACGAAATCTAAAAAGAGAGCAAGGTTTTGAAGATGGTTGACCATATCAAGGGTAAGAGGATCGAACCGGCCAGGATTAAAAAAGGGATGGCCGTTGACGAGCTTATAGACGGTTTCTTTAACGCCTACAACGCCGCCAGGCTGGCGGAGGCCTGCCGCCTGCTGGAAAAGAAGATACTTTCCAATGACACCACGCTGGGCATCTCCCTCACCGGCGCGCTTACCCCGGCGGGGCTGGGCTCTTCCTGCCTTGTTTCATGGATAGAAAACGGCTGGATTGACTATATCTCCACCACAGGGGCCAACCTTTATCACGACCTGCATTTCGGGCTAAACCTGCCGCTCCACAAGTCCACCCCCTTTGTGGACGATACGGAGCTGAGAAAACACGGCATCATCCGGATTTACGACATCGTTTTCGATTTCGAGGTGCTGGCCCGGTCGGATAAATATGTTTTCCATCTTCTGGAGCAGGCGGAGTTCAAACACAGAATGGGCACCGCCGAGCTTCACAACCTGATGGGCAAATATGTGGACGCCACCGAGAAAGAAACCGGCTCCCAAGGCTCCACCGTATTAGGCGCCGCTTACCGGAACGCCGTGCCGGTGTTCTGCCCGTCTCCTGGCGATTCCACCATCGGCCTTAACGCCGCCGCGCTAACGTTGACCGAGCCGGGGCATGAGATAGACCCCATCCGCGATGTCACCGAAAGCACCGCCATAGCGCTCCACGCCAAGCGGAGCGGTAAAAGCGCCGTGCTGATATTGGGCGGTGGAAGCCCGAAAAATTTCCTGTTACAAACCATTCCACAACTGGACGAGATAATGGAGATCCACGTGGAAGGGCACGACTATTTCATCCAGATAACCGACGCCCGGCCAGACACCGGCGGCCTTTCCGGCGCCACCCCGCACGAGGCGGTGAGCTGGGGCAAGGTAAACCCGGTTATGATCCCCGACACC of the Nitrospinota bacterium genome contains:
- a CDS encoding deoxyhypusine synthase, which gives rise to MVDHIKGKRIEPARIKKGMAVDELIDGFFNAYNAARLAEACRLLEKKILSNDTTLGISLTGALTPAGLGSSCLVSWIENGWIDYISTTGANLYHDLHFGLNLPLHKSTPFVDDTELRKHGIIRIYDIVFDFEVLARSDKYVFHLLEQAEFKHRMGTAELHNLMGKYVDATEKETGSQGSTVLGAAYRNAVPVFCPSPGDSTIGLNAAALTLTEPGHEIDPIRDVTESTAIALHAKRSGKSAVLILGGGSPKNFLLQTIPQLDEIMEIHVEGHDYFIQITDARPDTGGLSGATPHEAVSWGKVNPVMIPDTVVGYMDTTIALPLMTSYLLNRIGPRKPKRLYDRRDELVARLTEEYKAAQAGK
- a CDS encoding helix-turn-helix domain-containing protein, whose protein sequence is MKRKKIAELDYYELLNIQPRASQEEVERAYLYLASVYSENSRAAYGAISEAERQWMIKRVQLAFETLINPALRAEYDAALKQTVTADTKAPSTGAEQRRKRLLESFHGAGASMPQAARQNQDKSHVHVPGTPPPALNTGPVTGAHLKNIRLAKGASLDEISSQTKVKKSYLEAIEREDSKSFPAPVFMKGFLKAYAKALGLDPEEISVKYLNRE
- a CDS encoding AAA family ATPase, producing MATLIHFSLKGGAVDISSEQEKVIWSFGGGKGGSGRTLLATNLAILLARDGKDVILFDGNLGCANAHTALGMKHPSKTLSDFLQGRVADLSDVIVPTPFNNLRLIPGAKDAINAANPNSAVKTKLVKRLRSIPCEHLFLDIGPGTNFQAADFFLEGHIQVMLITPEPTAVETAYRFIRASIHRKLKNIVDRPLFEEYLDEGFGDMGEGNLIARLESILEKIEKTDSQVAEKVAKALYEMEFKLVVNQARDRHDRYLGPSICEIVNKFYGIHMDYAGIIPFDERVPHSFRRNTPFLVEYGKSETAAHFSLILKELLKLAPERAKSNQLNLISS
- a CDS encoding NAD(P)/FAD-dependent oxidoreductase, whose amino-acid sequence is MSGCGNRKRIETDENGEEERKGTFAPFISAGVIPVAELKTLVAQMEAEGADNIKLTGEIIFVWGDGKVPEDIEGRSGRKANTFKAGGVRPVKMCSAETFCRRFKKPVLGLAMRIDELYRGVELPMKLAIGVAGCQRSCSEPATKDIGVIANPRGYEILAGGAAGFKPGIATRLAVVLTEEDVIKTVGRIIGYFSKNAIKGHRLGAVIEKNGWEPFKAHALEGVKVLEEDNPGE
- the trxA gene encoding thioredoxin, which gives rise to MSENVETYTDDNFSEKVVKSEKLTLVDFWAEWCAPCRMIAPVVEELAKQYHGKVNVGKVNVDENNKIATQYGIRSIPTLLFFKNGQILKQVVGVRSKAELDEIISQNA